GGCCCCCAGTTGACGCTGACGCCGGGCGCCCCCTCGGCCCGCCGCACGTCCGCCAGGGCGTCCAGGAAGGCGTTGGCCAGCACGTAGTTCGCCTGGCCGGCGGAGCCGACGAGCGAGGCGAACGACGAGAACAGCACGAACAGGTCGAGCCGCGCGCCCCTGGTGAGGCGGTGCAGGTTCCACGCGCCGCGCGCCTTGGCGGCCAGGACGTGCTCGAACCGGGACCAGTCGAGGTCGGTGAACGCGCCGTCGTCGGTGACGCCAGCGGCGTGGACGACGCCGCGCAGCGGGGGCATGGTCCCGGAGATCCGGGCCAGCACGTCGTGCAGGTCGCCCTCCTCGGCGACGTCGGCGGTCAGCAGCACGACCGTGGCCCGCTCGCGCAGCTCCACGACCCAGTCGGGGTCCGGCTCGGGTCGGCGCCTGCCGACGAGGGCGATGTGCCGGGCGCCGAGCTCGACCAGCCGCCGAGCGGTGACGCGGCCCAGCGCGCCCCACCCGCCGGTGATCAGGTACGTGCCGTCCGCCCGCAGCCCGACGTCGCCGCCGTCCGGTTCGGCGGCCCGCAGCCGGGCTCGCCGCCACCGCCCGTCGCGCAGCACGAGCCTGCCCGACCCGCCGAGCCCGGTCGCCCGGCCGACGACGTCCGCCGGTTCGGCCGTCCCGTCGTGGTCGAGGTGGACGACCGGCAGGTCCGGGTGCTCGGCGGTCAGGGCGGCGGCGAGGCCGGCGAGCGCGGCACGCGCCACGCGCGGCGGATCACCGGCAGCGCCCTCCGTGCACAGCACGACCGTCGGGCGCCGGGCGGCCAGTTCGGGCAGGAGCTGCCGCAGGGGGAGCACGGCGGCGCGGGCCGATTCCTCGAACCCCGCCAGGTCGTCGTTCCGCGGCGTCGCCCCGACGACCAGGACTCCGGTGACGTCGTCGGGTGCGCCGCGTCCCGAGTAGCCGGTCGCGGTGATCCCCTTGGCGCGCAGGCGTTCCCGCCAGTCCTCCGCGGTGACCTCGTCGGGGCCGACGACCAGCCAGTGACCGGCGGGGGCGGGGAGGACCGCGTCCACCGGCTCCCAGTCCACTGTGTACTGGAGCAGCGGGACCGCGGCCGCGGCGCCCGTGGGGCGCAGGACCAGGCCGTGCAGCTCGACCAGCACTTCGCCGGTGGTGGAGGTCAGCCGCACGTCGACCACGTGCTCGCCGGAGTCCCGCTCACCGCGCGACCTGGCGTGGGACCACACGTCACCGGGCAGCTCGGCGCGCACCACCACCTGCTCGACCGCGACCGGCACGAGAGCGGTGGGCAGGTCGGGGATGAAGGCCGCGGCGACGTGCAGGCAGGCGTCGAGCACGACCGGGTGCAGCGCGTACCGCGCGTCCTCCGGGTCGCGGACGTCGACGCTGATCCGCCCCACCGCCTCACCGCGCCCCAGCCACAGCTGCCGGACGCCGCGGAACGCGGGCCCGTACGCCATCCCGGCGGCGGCGAAGCGGGCGTACAGGGTGTCGACGTCCTGCCGCACCAGCTCCCACGTCAGCTCCTCCGCGGGTCGGCCGGGCTCGGCGGCGGCCACGCCCCGGCGGGTCGCGCCCGCGCTCGCCCTCGGTGTCCAGCGGCGCTCGCCGTCGTCGCGGGCGTAGCAGTCGACCGCTCCCCCGACCGGGTCCACGACCGCCTGCACGGCGGTCGTCCGGCCGGGTCGCAGGGCCACCGCGCCGGTGAAGCGGACGTCGTCGAGGGTCCAGGCGTCGCCGCCGAGCACCGCCCCGGCCGCGGCGGTGATCCACTCGACCACCGCGGCGCCGGGCAGCAGGGCCGCTCCCCCGATCCGGTGCTGGTCGGCGAACCACGGCCGGGTCCCGCCCAGCTCGGACTCGAACCACTCGCTCGGCGCCCCGGCGATGTCGACCCGGCGGCCGAGCAGGGGGTGACCGGTCGCGGGCCGCCGCCGGGTCGTGCCGGGCGCGTACCAGTGGCGGTCCGCGCGCAGCGGGTGGCCCGGCAGCGCGGCGGGGTCCACCCGGCCGGCGGCGAGGCGGCGCGTGAGGGCGCCGCCGGCGCTGTGCCAGCCCGCCAGGGACAGCAGCAGCCGCCGGTCGTCGTCGTCCTGGCGGTGGCCGCTGGTCAACCAGGTCGCGTCGGGCACGGCGCGCGCACCGAGCGGGGACAGCACCGGCTCCGGGCTCATCTCGGCGAAGTGCCGGACACCGAGCCCGGCGAGCGTGCGCAGCCCGTCGGCGAACCGGACGGGGCGGCGCAGCTGGTCCGCCCAGTGCGCCGCGGTCAGCGACGAGGTGGGCAGCACGTCGCCGGTCAGCGTGGAGACGATCGGGATGCGGCCCTCGTGGTGGCGGACGTGCCGGGCGTGCTCGGCGAAGGCGTCGGCCACGGGGTCCATGAGGGGTGAGTGGAACGCGCGGTCGACGCCGAGCCGGGTCACCTTGGCGCCCCGGCCGACCCACCGCGCCGCGAACTCCTCGGCCGCGCCCTCGGGACCGGAGACCGTGAAGTCCTCCGGTCCGTTGAACGCCGCGACGGCGACGGCGCCGGTCGCCAGCTCGCCCAGCAGTTCCTCGGCGTGCGGGGTGCGCACGGCGTACATCGCGCCGGGCGGGGTGTCCTGCATGAGCCGGGCGCGCACCAGCACGAGGCCGACGGCGTCCTCCAGGGTGAGCACGCCGGAGATCACCGCGGCGGTGAACTCGCCCAGGCTGTGGCCGATGAGGTGGTCGGGCTCGACGCCGAACGCCTGCCACTGCCTGGCGATGGCGTACTGGGTGGCGAACATCGCCGGTTGGCCGTAGCGGGTCCGCGCCAGGTCGACCAGCTCGCCGGGCTCGCCGGCGAGCGTGGGCAGCAGGGAGGCGCCCAGCTCGGTGCGCACGAGCGCGTCGACCTCGGCGAGGGCGTCGCGGAACACCTCGTGCCGCCGGTGCAGCGGCCGGGCCATGCCGGTGCGCGCGAACCCCTGGCCGGGGAACGCCCACGCCAGCGGCCCCGGCCCGGTGTCCGGGGCGACGCCGGTCAGGACGTAGGCGGACGGCGTGCCCGACCGGTGCTCGCGCAGCGCCTCGGCGGCCTCGGCCGCCGTGCGCGCGACGACGGTGGTCCGGTGGGGGAAGCGGGTCCGGCGGTGGGCGGCGCGGCACAGGGCGGCCAGGTCGCCGCCGTCGAGGGCGTCGACCACGGCGTCGGTCAGGTCGGCGAGCGCCCGTTCGCCCTTGGCGGACAGCGGCAGGACCTGCCAGGTCTCCGCGTCGTCGCCGTCGGCCGGGCGGGGTGGCTGTGGCGCCTGCCGGACGATCACGTGCGCGTTGGTGCCGCTGAACCCGAACGAGCTGACGGCGGCGACCCTGGGGCCCGCCTCGTCCGACCACGGCTGCGGTGCGGTCGGGATGGCGCAGCGGGTGCCGTCCAGCGTGATGTGCGGGTTGAGCCGGTCGAAGTTCAGGTGCGGCGGGACGATCCCGTGCTCGACGGCCAGGACCGCCTTGATCAGCCCGGCGACGCCGGCGGCGGCTTCCAGGTGGCCCAGGTTGGTCTTGGCCGACCCGACCCACAGCGGGTCACCCGCCCCCGGCTCGCCGTAGACCGCGGTGATGCCGGCCATCTCGACGGGGTCGCCCAGGCTCGTGCCGGTGCCGTGCGCTTCGAGGTAGCCGACGTCGCCGGGCGCCAGGCCGGAACCGGCCAGCGCCCGCCGCATGACCGCCCGCTGCGCCAGGGCGTTGGGCGCGGTGAGGGTGTTGCTGCGGCCGTCCTGGTTGACCGCCGAGCCGACGACCAGCGCCCGGACCCGGTCCTGGTCGCGTTCGGCGTCCGCCTGGCGCTTGAGCACGACCACGCCGCAGCCCTCGCCGCGCACGTACCCGTCGGCCGCGGCGTCGAAGGTCTTGCAGCTGCCGGTCGGGGACATCATCCCGGCCTGGGAGAACGCCACCACCAGGTCGGGATCCAGCAGCAGGTTGACGCCGCCGACGATCGCGGTGTCGCACTCGCCCCGCCGCAGGCTCTCGCAGGCGTTGTGCACCGCCACCAGCGAGGAGGAGCAGGCGGTGTCGATCGACGTGCTCGGGCCGGTGAGGTCGAGGAAGTAGGAGACGCGGCCGGCCGCGACGCTCGGCGACGTGCCGGTGCCGGTGTAGGCGCCGGGCTCGACCTGGTCGCGGACCATGAGCCGGCCGTAGTCGGTGGTGCTGATGCCGACGAAGACGCCGACGGCGGCGCCCGCGACCTCGTCGGCCGGCACGCCGGCGTCCTCCAGCGCGCGCCACGCGGTGGTGAGCAGCAGGCGCTGCTGGGGGTCCATCGCCGCGGCCTCCTCGGCGGAGACGCCGAAGAACCGCGCGTCGAACCCGGCGACGTCGGGCAGGAAGCCGCCCCACTTGGTGGTGCTGTGCCCCGGGATCGGCGGGCCCTCGCGGTACCACGAGTCGGTCGGCCAGCGGTCCGCCGGCGCCTCGGCCACCGCGGTGCGCCCCTCGACCAGCAGCGACCAGTAGTCGCCGACCGAGTCCGCGCCGGGGAAGGCGCACGCCATGCCGACCACGGCGACCGGCTCGGCCGACGCGGCGGTCCCGGTCGACGCGACGGGCTCGGCCGCGCTCGGCGTCGCGGGGGTGAGGGCGGCGGCCAGGCGGGCGATCGTGGGGTTGCCGTAGAAGGTCGCGGGGTCGACCGGGCGGCCGAGCCACGCGGCCAGCTCGCCGGTGAGGCCGAGCGCCTGCGCCGAGTCCAGCCCCAGGCCGCCGAAGGTCGCGTCGACCGGGACGTCGGCGGGCGGGAGCCCGGTCCTGGCCGCGACGCGGGCGCGCAGCCACTCGACCACGGACGCCGTGCCGCGGTCCGCGACGGGCGGGTCGGCGGCCACCGGGCCGGAGGCGTGCTCGACCTTCAGCTCACCCCGCAGGTACGCCTGCTTGGTGAACTGCCTGCGGACCTTGCCGCTGGTGGTGACGGGCAGGGAGCCCGGCCGGATGAGCACGACGGTGTCGATGGCCACGTCGTGCTCCTCGGCGACCGCGCCGCGGACCCGGCGCGCGACCGCGGCGAGGTCGTGCTTGCCGCGTTCGGCGCGCTTGAGCTCCTGGACGACGACCAGGCGCTCCTCACCGTCGACGTCGACGGAGAAGGCCACCCCGAGGCCGCGGTTGAGCGCGGGGTGGGCGTCGGTCATCGTCAGCTCGACGTCCTGCGGGTGGTGGTTGCGGCCGCGGATGATGATCAGGTCCTTGAGGCGGCTGGTGATGTACAGGTCACCGTCGATGAGCGCGCCGAGGTCGCCGCTGCGCAGGTACGGGCCGCTGCCGTCGGCCAGGTGGGCGTCGAACGCCCGGGCGGTGTCGTCCGGGCGGTCCCAGTAGCCGGCCGCGACCGTGCGGCCCTTCAACCAGATCTCCCCCTCGCGCCCCTCGGGGACGGGTCGGCGGGTCTCGGGGTCGACGACGGTGATCGTGGTGTCGCCGAGGGCGGGCCCGTTGCTGAGCAGGCGTTGCCGGCGCGGTCCGGGGCTCCCGGCGGGCACGACGTCGACCCGGCCGTGCGCGTAGCCCTCGACGTCGACCTCCACCACCCGCACCCCGTTGCGCGGCGGGTGGGTGGCGACGGCGAGCGTCGACTCGGCCATGCCGTAGGCGGTGCGGAACGCGTCCGGCCGGAACCCGCAGGGGGCGAACGCCTCGGCGAACCGGTCGAGGGTGTCGGCGCGGATCGGTTCGGCACCGAGCGCGAGCACCCGCCAGCTGCCCAGGTCCAGCGTCGCCTTCTCCTCCTCGGTGATGCGCTCGCAGCACAGGTCCAGGGGGAAGTTCGGGCTGAACGACACCGTGGCCCGGTACCTGCTGACGGCGTCGAGCCAGCGCAGGGGCCGCTGCACGAACACCGGCGGCGGGATCATCACGGTCGTGGCGCCGAGCACGAGCGGCATGAACAGCCCGGCGATCAGGCCGAAGTCGTGGAACAGCGGCAGCCACGTCACCACGACGTCCCGGGAGTCCATGCCGAGGCCGGTGCTGAACAGCGCGGGTTGGTAGACGATGTTGTCGTGGGTCACCACCACCCCGCGGGGGCGGCTGGTGGACCCGGAGGTGTACTGCAGGTAGGCGACGTCGTCGGGGCCGGTCGCGGGCGGGGTCCAGGGCAGGTCG
This genomic window from Saccharothrix sp. HUAS TT1 contains:
- a CDS encoding SDR family NAD(P)-dependent oxidoreductase; the encoded protein is MSRDFPLLVDVLRAHAVDRADETALVILADGETEHARFTYAELDARARGLAARMQHAGLVGQRVIILLPTGVEYVVSVLACLYAGAVPVPLNPPTKSGHRDRVDHVVEDCRPALAIVASTDGPMAHLPERHGCALWSAADLADHADLPWTPPATGPDDVAYLQYTSGSTSRPRGVVVTHDNIVYQPALFSTGLGMDSRDVVVTWLPLFHDFGLIAGLFMPLVLGATTVMIPPPVFVQRPLRWLDAVSRYRATVSFSPNFPLDLCCERITEEEKATLDLGSWRVLALGAEPIRADTLDRFAEAFAPCGFRPDAFRTAYGMAESTLAVATHPPRNGVRVVEVDVEGYAHGRVDVVPAGSPGPRRQRLLSNGPALGDTTITVVDPETRRPVPEGREGEIWLKGRTVAAGYWDRPDDTARAFDAHLADGSGPYLRSGDLGALIDGDLYITSRLKDLIIIRGRNHHPQDVELTMTDAHPALNRGLGVAFSVDVDGEERLVVVQELKRAERGKHDLAAVARRVRGAVAEEHDVAIDTVVLIRPGSLPVTTSGKVRRQFTKQAYLRGELKVEHASGPVAADPPVADRGTASVVEWLRARVAARTGLPPADVPVDATFGGLGLDSAQALGLTGELAAWLGRPVDPATFYGNPTIARLAAALTPATPSAAEPVASTGTAASAEPVAVVGMACAFPGADSVGDYWSLLVEGRTAVAEAPADRWPTDSWYREGPPIPGHSTTKWGGFLPDVAGFDARFFGVSAEEAAAMDPQQRLLLTTAWRALEDAGVPADEVAGAAVGVFVGISTTDYGRLMVRDQVEPGAYTGTGTSPSVAAGRVSYFLDLTGPSTSIDTACSSSLVAVHNACESLRRGECDTAIVGGVNLLLDPDLVVAFSQAGMMSPTGSCKTFDAAADGYVRGEGCGVVVLKRQADAERDQDRVRALVVGSAVNQDGRSNTLTAPNALAQRAVMRRALAGSGLAPGDVGYLEAHGTGTSLGDPVEMAGITAVYGEPGAGDPLWVGSAKTNLGHLEAAAGVAGLIKAVLAVEHGIVPPHLNFDRLNPHITLDGTRCAIPTAPQPWSDEAGPRVAAVSSFGFSGTNAHVIVRQAPQPPRPADGDDAETWQVLPLSAKGERALADLTDAVVDALDGGDLAALCRAAHRRTRFPHRTTVVARTAAEAAEALREHRSGTPSAYVLTGVAPDTGPGPLAWAFPGQGFARTGMARPLHRRHEVFRDALAEVDALVRTELGASLLPTLAGEPGELVDLARTRYGQPAMFATQYAIARQWQAFGVEPDHLIGHSLGEFTAAVISGVLTLEDAVGLVLVRARLMQDTPPGAMYAVRTPHAEELLGELATGAVAVAAFNGPEDFTVSGPEGAAEEFAARWVGRGAKVTRLGVDRAFHSPLMDPVADAFAEHARHVRHHEGRIPIVSTLTGDVLPTSSLTAAHWADQLRRPVRFADGLRTLAGLGVRHFAEMSPEPVLSPLGARAVPDATWLTSGHRQDDDDRRLLLSLAGWHSAGGALTRRLAAGRVDPAALPGHPLRADRHWYAPGTTRRRPATGHPLLGRRVDIAGAPSEWFESELGGTRPWFADQHRIGGAALLPGAAVVEWITAAAGAVLGGDAWTLDDVRFTGAVALRPGRTTAVQAVVDPVGGAVDCYARDDGERRWTPRASAGATRRGVAAAEPGRPAEELTWELVRQDVDTLYARFAAAGMAYGPAFRGVRQLWLGRGEAVGRISVDVRDPEDARYALHPVVLDACLHVAAAFIPDLPTALVPVAVEQVVVRAELPGDVWSHARSRGERDSGEHVVDVRLTSTTGEVLVELHGLVLRPTGAAAAVPLLQYTVDWEPVDAVLPAPAGHWLVVGPDEVTAEDWRERLRAKGITATGYSGRGAPDDVTGVLVVGATPRNDDLAGFEESARAAVLPLRQLLPELAARRPTVVLCTEGAAGDPPRVARAALAGLAAALTAEHPDLPVVHLDHDGTAEPADVVGRATGLGGSGRLVLRDGRWRRARLRAAEPDGGDVGLRADGTYLITGGWGALGRVTARRLVELGARHIALVGRRRPEPDPDWVVELRERATVVLLTADVAEEGDLHDVLARISGTMPPLRGVVHAAGVTDDGAFTDLDWSRFEHVLAAKARGAWNLHRLTRGARLDLFVLFSSFASLVGSAGQANYVLANAFLDALADVRRAEGAPGVSVNWGPWSDGGLASRGGLPAKLARGGLHGIGDDEGASALSAALAGHHGRLGLAKVDWDRYLAVNGGAADNTLLADLATRRAAPVEPDLGELVLTDPEGAEAAVTAVLLREASVLLGLSAVDREELRARFADTRLTNLGLDSLMGVRLRDRLLTGLSVALPGEALFDGSTVRDVVRDLCEQLALKAVVREEDVPDSDDLEVVRL